One window of Hylemonella gracilis genomic DNA carries:
- a CDS encoding tryptophan--tRNA ligase has translation MSKETLRVLTGITTSGTPHLGNYVGAIRPTVIASRTAGMEGFYFLADYHALIKTGGDPARVQRSTLEIAATWIAAGLDPERVTFYRQSDIPEIPELTWFLTCVCGKGLLNRAHAYKAAVDKNRAAKAAHPDSAGLAEDEDAGVSAGLFMYPVLMAADILMFNAHRVPVGRDQIQHIEMARDIAASFNHLYGEHFTLPEAQIEESVATLPGLDGRKMSKSYDNTIPLFTPRDQLKKLIAGIKTDSRAPGEPKDTEGSALFQIYEAFATSEETAQLRLAYAEGIAWGQAKELLFERIDREIAPMRETYQSLIDHPERLEEMLKAGAAKARRIATPFTAKLRHAVGLRDLRTQATDKKDKAAKTALPSFKQYREADGQFYFKFVDAQGQLLLQSAGYASPKDAGAAIKALQTDDAALAPLLQQLPVPTDAQAVRAALRLLREAAEA, from the coding sequence ATGAGCAAAGAAACCTTGCGCGTCCTCACTGGCATCACCACCTCGGGCACGCCCCACCTGGGCAACTACGTCGGCGCCATCCGCCCCACCGTCATCGCCAGCCGCACGGCAGGCATGGAGGGCTTCTACTTCCTGGCCGATTACCACGCCCTCATCAAGACCGGCGGCGACCCGGCCCGCGTGCAGCGCAGCACGCTGGAAATCGCCGCGACCTGGATCGCGGCCGGCCTGGACCCGGAGCGCGTGACCTTCTACCGCCAGAGCGACATCCCCGAGATTCCCGAACTCACCTGGTTCCTCACCTGCGTCTGCGGCAAGGGCCTGCTCAACCGGGCGCACGCCTACAAGGCCGCGGTCGACAAGAACCGCGCCGCCAAAGCGGCGCATCCCGATTCGGCGGGGTTGGCGGAAGACGAAGACGCCGGCGTCTCGGCCGGCCTCTTCATGTACCCGGTGCTGATGGCGGCGGACATCCTGATGTTCAACGCCCACCGCGTGCCCGTGGGGCGTGACCAGATCCAACACATCGAAATGGCGCGCGACATCGCCGCCAGCTTCAACCACCTCTACGGCGAGCACTTCACCCTGCCCGAGGCGCAGATCGAGGAAAGCGTGGCCACGCTGCCCGGCCTGGACGGGCGCAAGATGAGCAAGAGCTACGACAACACCATCCCGCTGTTCACGCCGCGCGATCAGTTGAAGAAGCTCATCGCCGGCATCAAGACCGATTCCCGCGCGCCCGGTGAACCCAAGGACACCGAAGGCTCGGCCCTGTTCCAGATCTACGAAGCCTTCGCCACTTCCGAGGAAACCGCGCAACTAAGACTGGCCTACGCCGAGGGCATCGCCTGGGGCCAGGCCAAGGAACTGCTGTTCGAACGCATCGACCGCGAGATCGCGCCCATGCGCGAGACTTACCAGTCCCTGATCGACCACCCCGAGCGGCTGGAAGAGATGCTGAAGGCCGGCGCGGCCAAGGCCCGCCGCATCGCCACGCCCTTCACGGCCAAGCTGCGGCACGCCGTGGGCCTGCGCGACCTGCGCACGCAAGCCACGGACAAGAAAGACAAGGCGGCCAAGACCGCGCTGCCCAGCTTCAAGCAATACCGCGAAGCCGACGGCCAGTTCTACTTCAAATTCGTCGACGCCCAGGGCCAGCTGCTGCTGCAAAGCGCGGGCTACGCCAGCCCCAAGGACGCGGGCGCAGCCATCAAGGCCTTGCAGACCGACGACGCGGCACTGGCGCCACTGCTCCAACAACTCCCCGTGCCCACCGATGCCCAGGCCGTGCGCGCCGCCCTGCGTCTGCTGCGCGAGGCCGCCGAGGCATAA
- a CDS encoding site-2 protease family protein — protein MDFNNLIQTVLIYALPVIFAITVHEAAHGYAAKRFGDDTAWMLGRMTFNPLKHIDPLGTLLMPVLIYFATSGAFLFGYAKPVPVRFDRLRHPKRDMVWVALAGPAANLLQALLWAVLLFVLIALGMNMQASERFFLEMCRAGVLVNVVMFAFNLFPLPPLDGGRVLIGLLPNKQAYWLSRVEPWGFFIVMGLVILGVVSTLWMQPVMRLTYGLLDLLLTPLTYLLR, from the coding sequence GTGGATTTCAACAACCTGATTCAAACCGTCCTCATCTACGCCCTGCCCGTGATCTTCGCCATCACGGTGCACGAAGCGGCCCACGGCTACGCGGCCAAACGCTTCGGCGATGACACCGCCTGGATGCTCGGGCGCATGACGTTCAACCCGCTCAAGCACATCGACCCCCTTGGCACGCTGCTGATGCCGGTGCTGATTTACTTCGCAACGTCGGGCGCCTTTCTCTTCGGCTACGCCAAGCCTGTGCCCGTGCGCTTCGACCGCTTGCGCCACCCCAAGCGCGACATGGTCTGGGTCGCCCTGGCCGGACCCGCCGCCAACCTGCTGCAGGCCCTGCTCTGGGCCGTCCTGCTTTTCGTGCTGATCGCGCTGGGCATGAACATGCAGGCGAGTGAACGCTTCTTCCTGGAAATGTGCCGCGCGGGCGTGCTGGTCAATGTGGTGATGTTCGCTTTCAACCTCTTCCCGCTGCCGCCCCTGGACGGCGGCCGGGTGCTGATCGGCCTGTTGCCAAACAAGCAGGCCTACTGGCTGTCGCGCGTCGAACCCTGGGGCTTCTTCATCGTCATGGGCCTGGTCATCCTGGGCGTGGTCAGCACCCTCTGGATGCAGCCCGTGATGCGCCTGACCTACGGCCTGCTGGACCTGCTGCTGACACCCCTCACCTATCTGCTGCGCTAA
- a CDS encoding L-threonylcarbamoyladenylate synthase, with protein MAQFFELHPENPQQRLLKQAVTLLASGQVLAVPTDSCYALVCHLDDKAAAERLRAIRRIDDKHHLTLLCRDLSELANYARVDNRQYRLLKAATPGPWAFILEASKEVPRRLSHPARKTIGLRVPDHKVLQALLMLHDAPLLATTLIPAGETEPLNDAEEIRARYQHELAAVIDTGACPQEPTTVIDLTGNEPEVLRIGRGDPAVLGL; from the coding sequence ATGGCCCAGTTTTTCGAACTCCATCCCGAGAACCCGCAGCAGCGACTGCTCAAGCAGGCGGTGACTCTGCTCGCATCGGGTCAGGTGCTGGCCGTGCCCACCGACTCCTGCTACGCCCTGGTCTGCCACCTCGACGACAAGGCCGCCGCCGAGCGCTTGCGCGCGATCCGGCGCATCGACGACAAACATCACCTGACCCTGCTGTGCCGTGACCTCTCGGAACTGGCGAACTACGCACGGGTGGATAACCGCCAGTACCGCCTGCTCAAGGCGGCGACGCCGGGGCCCTGGGCCTTCATCCTGGAAGCCAGCAAGGAAGTGCCGCGCCGCCTGAGCCACCCGGCGCGCAAGACCATCGGACTGCGCGTCCCCGACCACAAGGTGCTACAGGCCTTGCTGATGCTGCATGACGCGCCCCTGCTGGCGACCACGCTGATCCCGGCTGGCGAGACCGAGCCGCTGAACGATGCCGAAGAAATCCGCGCGCGCTACCAGCACGAACTGGCCGCCGTGATCGACACTGGCGCCTGCCCGCAGGAACCGACGACGGTGATCGACCTGACAGGCAATGAACCCGAGGTGCTGCGGATCGGAAGGGGTGATCCGGCGGTGCTGGGGCTGTGA
- a CDS encoding DMT family transporter, with the protein MTSFLARRSTVGGMLLALGALACFATLDTSAKIVALTLPVLLGLWFRYIFQAVLTTVVMLPQRGRAIFHTRRPGLHVLRGALLAVTSLLTFLSVKYMPVGEFTAIAMIAPLVVTLLAASLLGEHVSRLRWTLIAGGFVGTLIIIRPGGELFGWHVLLPLAQVGTHSSFQLLTGKMVQTEDAVTMHFYTGWVGALLASLALPFIWVTPQTWPEWSALVLMGLTGTIGHFALIQAYRRAPASTLMPLMYVQIAFAMFAGWIVFGHFADGWGLLGMLLIASCGAASAWLALREKPPQRTKDFQSSVLREPMEV; encoded by the coding sequence ATGACCTCTTTTCTTGCCCGCCGCAGCACGGTCGGCGGCATGCTGCTGGCGCTGGGCGCGCTGGCCTGTTTCGCCACGCTCGACACCTCGGCCAAAATCGTCGCCCTCACCCTGCCCGTGTTGCTGGGTCTGTGGTTCCGGTACATTTTCCAGGCCGTGCTGACCACGGTCGTCATGCTGCCGCAACGGGGCCGCGCCATCTTTCATACGCGGCGTCCTGGCCTGCATGTGCTGCGCGGCGCCCTGCTCGCGGTCACCAGTCTGTTGACCTTTCTGAGCGTGAAGTACATGCCCGTGGGGGAATTCACCGCCATCGCCATGATCGCGCCCCTGGTGGTCACGCTGCTGGCCGCCAGCCTGCTGGGCGAGCATGTCTCGCGCCTGCGCTGGACTTTGATTGCGGGCGGTTTCGTCGGCACGCTCATCATCATCCGACCGGGTGGCGAGCTGTTCGGCTGGCACGTGCTGCTGCCCCTGGCCCAGGTTGGCACGCATTCGTCCTTCCAGCTCCTGACCGGCAAAATGGTGCAAACCGAGGATGCCGTGACCATGCACTTCTACACCGGCTGGGTCGGCGCCCTCCTCGCCTCGCTGGCCTTGCCCTTCATCTGGGTCACACCGCAGACCTGGCCTGAATGGAGCGCCCTGGTCTTGATGGGCCTGACGGGCACCATCGGCCACTTCGCGCTCATCCAGGCTTACCGGCGCGCACCCGCGTCCACGCTGATGCCCTTGATGTATGTGCAAATCGCCTTTGCCATGTTCGCCGGCTGGATCGTCTTCGGCCATTTCGCGGACGGCTGGGGCTTGCTGGGCATGCTGCTGATCGCCAGTTGCGGCGCGGCCAGCGCCTGGCTGGCACTGCGGGAAAAACCACCGCAGCGCACCAAGGACTTCCAGAGCAGCGTGCTGCGCGAGCCCATGGAAGTCTGA
- a CDS encoding 3',5'-nucleoside bisphosphate phosphatase, translated as MASYLNADLHCHSVASDGTLTPEALARRAKLAGVELWALTDHDEVSGQQRALAAARSEGLPCLTGVEISITFAGQTVHIVGLGFDATDDRLVAGLRQTRGGRGERAQEMSAQLAQAGIPGAYEGALKYVGNPELISRTHFARYLVEAGVCADTSEVFRRYLTEGKPGYIPHRWASLQDAVGWITGAGGAAVIAHPGRYKFTPNEEYALFSEFKEHGGRGVEVVTGSHLPSEYGKYAELAQEFGLAASRGSDFHSPDESRIDLGALPYLPGQLTPIWELLAERIHH; from the coding sequence ATGGCCTCCTATCTGAATGCCGACCTTCATTGCCATTCCGTGGCTTCTGACGGCACCCTTACCCCGGAGGCCCTGGCTCGCCGGGCCAAATTGGCGGGCGTGGAGTTGTGGGCCCTGACCGACCACGACGAGGTCAGCGGCCAGCAACGCGCCCTGGCGGCAGCCCGTTCCGAAGGCCTGCCCTGCCTGACGGGCGTGGAAATCTCCATCACCTTCGCCGGCCAGACCGTGCACATCGTGGGCCTGGGATTCGATGCCACGGATGACCGCCTGGTCGCGGGCCTGCGCCAGACCCGCGGTGGGCGCGGCGAACGGGCCCAGGAAATGAGTGCTCAACTGGCGCAAGCAGGCATCCCGGGTGCCTACGAAGGCGCGCTGAAGTACGTGGGCAATCCGGAACTGATTTCGCGCACGCATTTTGCCCGCTATCTGGTGGAAGCCGGCGTCTGCGCGGACACGAGCGAGGTGTTTCGCCGCTACCTGACGGAAGGCAAGCCGGGCTACATTCCGCACCGCTGGGCCTCGCTGCAAGATGCCGTGGGGTGGATCACCGGCGCCGGTGGCGCGGCGGTCATCGCTCACCCGGGACGCTACAAATTCACGCCCAACGAGGAATACGCGCTATTTTCCGAATTCAAGGAGCACGGCGGCAGGGGGGTCGAAGTCGTGACCGGCAGCCACCTGCCGAGCGAATATGGCAAATACGCCGAGTTGGCACAGGAGTTTGGCTTGGCGGCCTCGCGCGGCAGTGATTTCCACAGCCCCGACGAATCCCGCATCGATCTGGGCGCCCTGCCCTACCTGCCTGGCCAGTTGACCCCGATCTGGGAACTGCTGGCCGAGCGCATCCATCACTGA
- a CDS encoding methyl-accepting chemotaxis protein — protein MKFFDDLRVAYKLWATVLLLMLSLLTLSVVTLLRFEDLADTALTKVRTTEGRITTATHWRDRAESAMDMSMGRMVSSDLALMQILSDKVAAITASLNPVQEKINKEVDTPEEKAALDAIAAARAEVRGQTPKINEMITQGADLAARQAFVEKEYKPRAAVYIGAINKFVEIQEKNRDNAVAEADAAQTRLLVIAFACATVIFILGILLAMYLISAITKPLAHAVKVTEAIASGDLTVTVIVRRTDEFGALLRATASMAERLRGVISEVRSSVESVSAASGEIASGNTDLSARTEQMAANLEQTAASLEEFTSTVGQSADTATQANQLAAKAAQSARDGGDVVQQVIESMKLITDASTKINDIIGVIDGIAFQTNILALNAAVEAARAGEQGRGFAVVAGEVRSLAGRSAEAAKEIKGLIGNSVDAVQMGSIQVAQAGKSMEEIVSGVKRVSDLIGEITAAAAEQRDGIKQVNQAVTNLDQVTQQNAALVEESGAAASSLRDQARRLSEVIAVFKVQQQALASAPVSPPPVRAAAPAASRPRPVAAPATVVRAPAAATRQLGNSAADKVDDKDGWGLF, from the coding sequence ATGAAATTTTTCGACGACCTGCGCGTGGCCTACAAGCTTTGGGCAACCGTGCTGCTATTGATGCTGTCGCTGCTGACGCTGTCGGTGGTGACACTGCTGCGTTTCGAGGACTTGGCCGACACCGCCCTGACGAAGGTCCGCACGACCGAGGGGCGCATCACCACCGCAACGCACTGGCGCGATCGGGCGGAAAGTGCCATGGACATGTCCATGGGGCGCATGGTGTCCTCCGATCTGGCCCTGATGCAGATCCTGAGCGACAAGGTGGCAGCCATCACCGCCAGCCTGAACCCCGTGCAAGAGAAGATCAACAAGGAGGTTGACACGCCCGAGGAAAAGGCGGCGTTGGACGCCATCGCCGCGGCGCGCGCCGAAGTCCGTGGGCAGACACCGAAGATCAACGAAATGATCACCCAAGGGGCCGACCTCGCCGCAAGGCAGGCTTTCGTGGAGAAGGAATACAAGCCGCGCGCGGCGGTCTACATCGGTGCGATCAATAAATTCGTTGAAATCCAGGAGAAGAACCGCGATAACGCCGTGGCCGAAGCGGATGCCGCGCAGACGCGGCTGCTTGTCATTGCCTTCGCATGCGCAACGGTGATCTTCATCCTCGGCATCCTGCTCGCCATGTATCTGATCAGCGCCATCACCAAACCGCTAGCCCACGCGGTCAAGGTGACGGAGGCGATCGCCAGCGGGGACCTGACCGTCACGGTCATTGTCCGGCGCACTGACGAATTCGGCGCCCTGCTGCGCGCCACGGCCTCGATGGCTGAGCGCCTGCGCGGCGTGATCTCCGAGGTGCGTTCCAGCGTCGAGTCCGTCAGCGCGGCCTCGGGCGAGATTGCCAGTGGCAACACCGACCTCTCAGCCCGCACCGAACAGATGGCGGCCAATCTGGAACAGACCGCCGCCAGCCTGGAGGAGTTCACCTCAACCGTGGGGCAATCGGCCGACACCGCCACCCAGGCCAATCAGTTGGCGGCCAAGGCCGCGCAATCGGCCCGTGACGGTGGTGACGTGGTGCAGCAGGTGATCGAAAGCATGAAGCTGATCACCGATGCGTCTACCAAGATCAACGACATCATCGGCGTGATCGACGGCATCGCCTTCCAGACCAACATCCTCGCGCTGAATGCGGCGGTGGAGGCGGCGCGCGCGGGCGAGCAGGGCCGCGGCTTCGCGGTGGTGGCGGGCGAAGTGCGCAGCCTGGCGGGGCGCAGCGCGGAAGCCGCCAAGGAGATCAAGGGCCTGATCGGCAACTCGGTGGACGCGGTGCAGATGGGTTCGATCCAGGTGGCCCAGGCCGGCAAGAGCATGGAGGAGATCGTCTCGGGCGTGAAGCGCGTGTCGGACCTGATCGGCGAAATCACCGCCGCCGCCGCCGAGCAGCGCGACGGCATCAAACAGGTGAATCAGGCGGTGACGAATCTGGACCAGGTTACCCAGCAGAACGCGGCCCTGGTCGAGGAGTCCGGCGCTGCGGCGTCCTCCCTGCGTGACCAGGCCCGTCGCCTGTCGGAGGTGATCGCGGTGTTCAAGGTCCAGCAGCAAGCCTTGGCCTCAGCGCCGGTCTCGCCGCCGCCAGTTCGGGCCGCCGCGCCTGCGGCATCCAGGCCGAGGCCCGTCGCCGCACCCGCGACGGTCGTCCGTGCGCCTGCGGCGGCTACCCGACAACTGGGCAACAGCGCTGCCGACAAAGTGGACGACAAGGACGGCTGGGGGCTGTTCTGA
- a CDS encoding sensor domain-containing diguanylate cyclase — MNIRQPIHLMGEIPRPATSAPAGTASDFVDMPPRQATRTTSKRPTDRARAHWLVRMNYANRFFVCALLGLPLGAHLADIHAPLWLWALLIGQFYVYPHLLYWRARSARDQLRAEMPHLLLDCAASGAWAAALGFPTWLSFVLFACNNINFVAFYGGRAGLPRLVATMGLGAAVVWFSGLHYPLNPDTGAAATVLSMVTLTLYLVAFGHTGHQRALAWRKSNLKLREQYQKINALQARLREQAVRDPLTGLYNRRYLGEVLEPELARCRAARSSLALLLIDVDHFKCINDARGHAVGDMVLQSLAQLMLRHVRAQDMVFRYGGEEFLLLLPDITLETAVQRAEALRTAFGQTPLRVSGSDAAPLTVTLSCGVAAFPLHDDQGEALISCADQALYAAKRQGRNRTQVWPPSAHAVAG, encoded by the coding sequence ATGAACATCCGCCAACCCATCCACCTGATGGGGGAGATTCCCCGCCCGGCGACCAGCGCGCCGGCGGGCACCGCGTCCGATTTCGTGGACATGCCGCCCCGCCAGGCGACGCGCACGACTTCGAAACGTCCGACGGACCGGGCGCGCGCGCACTGGCTGGTGCGCATGAACTACGCCAACCGCTTTTTCGTCTGCGCGCTGCTGGGCCTGCCCCTGGGCGCGCACCTGGCGGACATCCATGCGCCCCTCTGGCTCTGGGCCCTGTTGATCGGGCAGTTTTACGTCTACCCGCACCTGCTTTACTGGCGCGCGCGGAGCGCGCGCGACCAATTGCGCGCCGAGATGCCGCACCTGCTGCTGGACTGCGCGGCCAGCGGTGCCTGGGCTGCAGCACTGGGTTTCCCGACCTGGCTCAGCTTCGTGCTGTTTGCATGCAACAACATCAATTTCGTCGCCTTCTACGGCGGCCGCGCGGGCCTGCCGCGGCTGGTGGCCACCATGGGCCTGGGCGCCGCGGTCGTATGGTTCAGCGGTCTGCACTATCCGCTGAACCCGGACACCGGCGCTGCCGCCACGGTGCTGTCGATGGTGACACTCACGCTCTACCTGGTCGCCTTCGGGCACACCGGCCATCAGCGCGCCCTGGCCTGGCGCAAGAGCAATCTGAAGCTGCGCGAGCAATACCAGAAGATCAACGCCCTGCAAGCCCGCCTTCGGGAGCAGGCCGTGCGCGACCCGCTCACCGGCCTGTACAACCGGCGCTACCTGGGCGAGGTGCTCGAACCTGAACTGGCGCGCTGCCGCGCCGCGCGTTCGTCGCTGGCGCTGCTGCTGATCGACGTCGACCATTTCAAGTGCATCAACGACGCCAGGGGCCATGCGGTCGGCGACATGGTGCTGCAGAGCCTGGCGCAGCTCATGCTGCGCCATGTGCGCGCGCAGGACATGGTGTTCCGCTACGGCGGCGAGGAGTTTCTGCTGCTGTTGCCGGACATCACGCTGGAAACCGCGGTCCAGCGCGCCGAGGCTCTGCGCACGGCCTTCGGCCAGACGCCCCTGCGTGTCAGCGGCAGCGACGCGGCGCCCCTGACCGTCACCTTGTCCTGCGGGGTCGCGGCCTTCCCACTGCACGACGATCAGGGCGAGGCGCTGATCAGTTGCGCGGACCAGGCGCTGTACGCGGCGAAACGCCAGGGCCGCAACCGGACCCAAGTCTGGCCGCCGTCAGCCCATGCCGTGGCGGGGTGA